A genomic stretch from Halalkalibacillus sediminis includes:
- a CDS encoding SpoVR family protein, whose product MTQSSISLSSLLKAAGDLGVSNIDLFDVQYLSNKEMNILQKERSSRRIFHNESFFSNDYNAEQFEWDANKSTVYLNENNSPLLNTFVLAHSIAHQDFFQQNKWFQARKIELFRQRFLLKGFIKRTIADYGKDQVKETLYHLQTLSTYQYTALHEDFFRELKDPRLSGFVPRMTSDSITPYLIHHSTRMKPWQKELAKLLRFEEEYYFLIKLSRIANEGWATFWQRKILLNTSLTTHEKLQFQEFESRMMELPCRELNVYSLGKKLWEQVPQKQLFSYRKVTSDFKLLTEHYNRMVHETEKISIVSPGSSHQLMYIKDYDSVKKLLIDIHLFNLKPIILLDKELTYKTGHITMRWMQGHQTIKEVKKVRSSIEFFYNGKVYMKPFECANISSKDSDRIEPSG is encoded by the coding sequence TTGACGCAATCTTCAATTTCATTGTCCTCATTGCTGAAAGCAGCTGGAGATTTAGGAGTTTCAAATATAGATCTATTTGATGTTCAATATTTATCCAATAAAGAGATGAATATTCTACAGAAGGAAAGATCGAGCCGTAGAATTTTCCATAATGAATCTTTTTTCTCAAATGACTATAATGCTGAACAGTTTGAGTGGGATGCTAACAAAAGTACGGTCTATTTAAACGAGAACAATTCACCTTTGTTAAATACTTTTGTGCTTGCTCATTCCATCGCCCATCAAGATTTTTTTCAGCAAAACAAATGGTTTCAAGCACGTAAAATTGAACTATTTCGCCAACGTTTTTTACTCAAAGGCTTCATAAAAAGAACTATCGCAGACTATGGAAAGGATCAAGTTAAGGAAACTTTATATCATCTACAAACACTTTCTACATATCAGTATACTGCTCTGCATGAAGATTTTTTTCGTGAACTAAAGGATCCACGTCTATCTGGTTTCGTTCCTCGAATGACTTCAGATAGTATTACTCCTTATCTCATTCATCACAGTACTCGAATGAAACCATGGCAAAAGGAATTGGCAAAGCTATTGCGATTTGAAGAAGAATACTATTTCTTAATAAAGTTATCCCGTATAGCCAATGAAGGATGGGCTACATTTTGGCAACGTAAAATACTACTAAATACGTCTTTAACAACTCATGAAAAACTTCAATTTCAAGAATTCGAATCAAGAATGATGGAATTACCCTGTAGGGAACTAAATGTATATTCTTTAGGTAAGAAATTATGGGAGCAAGTACCCCAAAAACAATTGTTTTCTTATAGGAAAGTAACTTCAGACTTTAAACTTTTGACTGAGCATTATAACCGGATGGTGCATGAAACTGAAAAAATATCAATCGTAAGTCCCGGTTCTAGCCATCAATTAATGTATATTAAAGACTATGATTCGGTAAAAAAACTCTTGATCGATATTCACTTATTCAATCTAAAGCCGATAATATTGTTAGATAAGGAATTGACTTATAAAACAGGTCACATAACGATGCGATGGATGCAAGGTCATCAAACAATCAAGGAAGTAAAAAAAGTGAGGTCATCTATAGAGTTTTTTTATAATGGAAAAGTCTATATGAAACCATTTGAGTGTGCTAACATTAGTTCTAAAGACTCAGATAGAATAGAACCATCAGGATAA
- a CDS encoding methyl-accepting chemotaxis protein, with amino-acid sequence MAWSFKKKRSKKVEKDITKKGSKKKRAFLSNVTLGKKYGIILITTILLFLLASGAVYFFINQANSAVDEQDRRSERAVAIEEMRSLFRGKDVRISDYVNFKTPQYITEYEEMNSRFISLGNEIQVGLSGQQKELMSQILTKNEEVTTVFNEEIIPNVQERNNSEVMGGRTKVSMLRSETTELLAQLRDGVMTSYGEAYDTTKASFVLIVSVLLAGAVIASIVAFLLLWVVNRKVRHNLREVVHVADEISKGQLNVPSLGYHGKDEIGQLALSVNTMKDNLTSIIYEVQQASDHVSSQSEELTQSSNEVQEGSEQIASTMEELSSGSENQAQSAAKLSEMMEQLMTKVERSYENGQNVSNASDEVLNLAEDGRAQMVESVGQMRNIHQIVEEAVQKVKSLDRQSTEISKLVTVIQDVAEQTNLLALNAAIEAARAGEHGKGFAVVADEVRKLAEKVSDSVGEITSIVSEIQSESKGVTQSLESGYSEVEQGSKQIENTQQTFEKINDSINQVVGKIQEISAHLKEVSDDSIDMNRSVEEIAAVSEQSAAGVEQTAASVEQANSSMDEISRAAEDLAKLAEGLNVQVRKFNL; translated from the coding sequence GTGGCGTGGTCGTTCAAGAAAAAACGCTCTAAGAAAGTTGAAAAAGACATAACTAAAAAAGGCAGTAAAAAGAAGAGGGCATTTTTAAGTAATGTCACTTTAGGTAAAAAATATGGAATAATCCTTATTACTACGATTTTATTGTTTTTACTTGCTTCAGGTGCTGTCTACTTTTTTATCAATCAAGCGAATAGCGCTGTTGATGAACAAGACAGGAGAAGCGAGCGAGCTGTCGCGATCGAGGAAATGAGATCGTTATTCCGGGGGAAGGACGTCAGAATCAGTGATTATGTGAACTTCAAAACGCCTCAATACATAACTGAGTATGAAGAAATGAATAGTCGTTTCATATCTTTAGGAAATGAAATCCAAGTAGGATTATCGGGCCAGCAAAAAGAGCTGATGAGTCAAATATTAACTAAAAATGAAGAAGTAACGACAGTCTTTAACGAAGAAATCATTCCTAATGTGCAGGAGAGAAATAACAGTGAAGTGATGGGCGGACGGACAAAAGTAAGTATGTTGCGCTCAGAGACCACTGAATTATTAGCACAATTGAGAGATGGCGTGATGACCTCATACGGAGAAGCTTATGATACGACGAAAGCGTCGTTTGTTCTTATTGTTTCAGTGCTTCTAGCAGGTGCCGTAATTGCTTCTATTGTTGCCTTCTTATTATTATGGGTCGTAAATAGAAAGGTACGTCATAACCTGCGTGAAGTAGTGCATGTAGCAGATGAAATTTCTAAAGGTCAGTTAAATGTACCGTCTTTGGGTTATCATGGAAAAGATGAAATTGGGCAGTTAGCTCTTTCAGTCAATACAATGAAAGATAATCTAACATCCATTATTTATGAAGTGCAACAAGCTTCTGATCATGTGTCTAGCCAGAGTGAAGAGTTAACCCAATCATCAAATGAAGTTCAAGAAGGTAGCGAACAAATCGCATCGACTATGGAAGAGTTATCTTCCGGATCAGAAAACCAAGCTCAAAGCGCGGCTAAGCTTTCAGAAATGATGGAACAATTGATGACGAAAGTGGAGCGTTCGTATGAGAACGGGCAGAACGTATCAAATGCTTCTGATGAGGTACTTAATTTGGCAGAAGATGGCCGGGCTCAAATGGTGGAGTCGGTAGGACAAATGAGAAACATCCATCAGATTGTAGAAGAAGCGGTCCAGAAAGTGAAGTCGCTAGATCGTCAATCCACCGAAATCTCAAAACTGGTAACCGTTATCCAAGACGTAGCTGAACAAACAAATTTACTAGCATTAAATGCTGCAATTGAAGCGGCGCGTGCTGGTGAACACGGTAAAGGCTTTGCAGTTGTGGCAGATGAAGTACGGAAATTGGCAGAAAAAGTTTCTGACTCTGTGGGAGAAATCACTTCTATTGTCAGTGAAATTCAATCTGAATCTAAAGGAGTAACTCAGTCATTAGAATCAGGTTATAGTGAGGTTGAACAAGGGTCTAAACAGATTGAAAATACTCAACAAACATTCGAGAAAATTAATGACTCGATCAATCAAGTGGTTGGTAAGATTCAAGAGATTTCTGCTCATTTGAAAGAAGTTTCGGATGACAGTATAGATATGAATCGATCGGTGGAAGAAATTGCTGCTGTTTCTGAGCAGTCGGCTGCAGGTGTCGAGCAAACTGCAGCATCTGTTGAGCAAGCGAATAGCTCAATGGATGAGATTTCAAGAGCTGCTGAAGATTTGGCTAAGCTGGCAGAAGGTTTGAATGTTCAAGTACGTAAATTTAATTTATAA
- the chrA gene encoding chromate efflux transporter: protein MKNYIEIFLTALRLGVTAFGGPVAHLAYFQEEYVKRKKWLSDQAYADLVALCQFLPGPASSQVGISVGMVRGGILGGILAWIGFTLPSVLLLVFFAAYVLQFDVSQSVWISGLKIVAVAVVAHAVLNMGKKLAPDLPRITIMLLAAVALLLFPFSFVQIIIILVAAIVGLWLFKDLTFEEKAPVNINISKKVGILSLTTFTALLIGLPILSQATNVFWLQIVDIFYRVGSLVFGGGHVVLPLLERELVPKDLLTEEMFLAGYGAAQAIPGPLFTFSSYLGQVISGLPGAALATLAIFLPSFLLIIGILPFWDSISHHPKVRAGLLAVNAAVVGILIAAFYDPIFTSGINDSIDFAVALAAFCLLHFWKKPAWLVVIVTVLGYVALKTLL, encoded by the coding sequence ATGAAAAATTACATAGAGATATTTCTTACAGCACTTAGATTAGGAGTAACAGCTTTTGGAGGTCCTGTTGCTCATTTAGCTTATTTTCAGGAAGAATACGTCAAACGGAAAAAGTGGTTGTCTGATCAAGCTTATGCTGATTTGGTTGCTTTGTGTCAGTTCCTCCCAGGACCAGCAAGCAGTCAAGTAGGTATATCAGTCGGCATGGTACGTGGAGGGATTCTTGGGGGAATTTTAGCATGGATCGGCTTCACATTGCCATCTGTATTGTTACTTGTTTTCTTCGCTGCTTACGTACTGCAATTCGACGTGAGTCAATCAGTTTGGATTTCTGGTTTGAAAATCGTAGCTGTAGCAGTAGTAGCACACGCCGTTTTAAACATGGGTAAGAAATTAGCACCTGATCTACCTAGAATTACGATCATGTTACTAGCAGCTGTAGCTTTATTACTTTTCCCTTTTTCATTTGTTCAGATCATCATCATATTAGTAGCTGCTATTGTCGGACTTTGGTTATTTAAAGATCTAACTTTTGAAGAGAAAGCACCTGTTAATATCAACATATCTAAAAAAGTCGGTATCCTTTCACTAACCACTTTCACTGCTTTATTAATTGGTCTTCCTATTTTGAGTCAAGCTACAAATGTATTTTGGCTTCAAATAGTAGATATTTTCTATCGGGTAGGCTCATTAGTATTTGGTGGTGGTCATGTTGTATTACCTTTATTGGAAAGAGAACTTGTTCCTAAAGACCTTTTGACAGAAGAAATGTTTTTAGCAGGATATGGTGCAGCACAAGCAATTCCTGGTCCTTTATTTACTTTTTCAAGTTACTTAGGTCAAGTGATTAGCGGCTTACCAGGGGCTGCTTTAGCAACCCTCGCAATTTTCTTACCTTCGTTTTTATTGATTATTGGTATTCTTCCTTTTTGGGACTCTATTAGTCATCACCCAAAAGTAAGAGCCGGATTACTGGCAGTGAATGCCGCAGTAGTAGGAATTTTGATTGCTGCTTTTTATGACCCGATTTTTACGAGTGGAATCAATGATTCAATTGATTTTGCTGTTGCTCTCGCTGCCTTCTGTTTACTGCATTTTTGGAAAAAACCAGCATGGTTAGTTGTGATTGTTACGGTATTAGGTTATGTTGCTTTGAAAACTCTGCTCTAG
- a CDS encoding cobalamin-binding protein has product MRIVSICPSNTEILAYLDLIDQLVGVDDDSDWPEEVNNLPRVGRDLNIDIDAVEDLKPDLVLASLSVPGMEKNIEALKNKDLPYIILDPNSLDEIAEDLLTVGRFTHSEEKAEQVYQDFHNEIEKYRSISQQIDAPKKIYWEWWPKPIFTPGRANWLSYISELAGAENVFASYEDASIQVEWEEVIDKNPDEICMVWVGVQEKKMNPQLIKKRNRSNEIKAIQDNKIHVLQEYLYCRPSPRLLEGLRRIAYQLHPEYFPKP; this is encoded by the coding sequence ATGAGAATAGTTTCAATATGTCCAAGTAACACCGAAATTCTAGCTTATTTGGATTTAATCGATCAACTTGTTGGTGTAGATGATGATAGTGACTGGCCTGAAGAGGTAAATAATTTACCTCGTGTAGGTCGTGATTTAAACATTGATATCGATGCGGTCGAGGATTTGAAACCAGACTTGGTATTAGCTTCTTTGAGTGTTCCGGGTATGGAAAAGAACATAGAAGCTTTGAAGAATAAAGATTTACCTTATATCATTTTGGATCCCAATTCGCTTGATGAGATTGCTGAAGATCTGCTTACAGTTGGAAGATTCACTCATTCTGAGGAGAAAGCAGAACAGGTTTATCAAGATTTTCATAACGAAATAGAAAAGTACCGTTCGATTTCTCAACAAATTGACGCACCGAAAAAAATCTATTGGGAATGGTGGCCAAAACCTATTTTCACACCAGGGCGAGCTAATTGGCTTAGTTATATCAGTGAATTAGCTGGCGCAGAAAATGTTTTTGCCTCTTATGAAGATGCAAGCATACAAGTAGAATGGGAGGAAGTTATCGATAAAAATCCAGACGAGATTTGTATGGTCTGGGTAGGTGTACAGGAAAAGAAGATGAATCCTCAATTAATCAAAAAACGGAACAGGTCAAATGAGATCAAAGCAATTCAAGACAATAAAATCCATGTGTTACAGGAGTATTTATATTGTCGCCCTTCCCCTAGGTTGCTTGAAGGTTTGAGGCGGATTGCGTACCAGTTGCATCCAGAATACTTTCCTAAACCCTGA